A genomic window from Salvia splendens isolate huo1 chromosome 11, SspV2, whole genome shotgun sequence includes:
- the LOC121754972 gene encoding uncharacterized protein LOC121754972, whose protein sequence is MDSPDNSEEELRDCNDDDGGSTTLRRSFLRSCFAVAFAFLIILLLSFSVLYFAVLIANLSIWSPISVQSRCRIVSSSVDLRSSKVCELGLFNYKAKHVFYPFERKKYRCHYDYYWASVFEVEYVDHSGQARYASAEAPKEALPYKCRPNFGAAWLTKDKFKVNETYECWYTLGVSKVNINNEGLFNCQAEDPDTVEMLKRYSILFTRLLKSWVSGSGSIHLWRWDLIAGAISGFIMSFLSITLIGVLYPLLDIIRRRFASWTSTPHPSTILLKKVCFFAVYFSFMSWVTVQYVQRLGLS, encoded by the exons ATGGATTCTCCGGATAATAGCGAGGAAGAGCTGAGGGATTGCAACGACGACGACGGCGGCTCTACCACTCTCCGTCGCTCCTTTCTCCGTTCCTGCTTCGCCGTCGCTTTCGCTTTCCTAATCATTCTTCTGCTTTCATTTTCGGTTCTGTACTTTGCTGTTTTGATCGCGAATTTATCAATTTGGAGCCCGATTTCGGTTCAGTCTCGCTGCAGAATAGTTTCCAGCA GTGTGGATCTGAGGTCATCAAAGGTCTGTGAATTAGGTCTTTTTAACTATAAAGCTAAACATGTCTTTTACCCTTTTGAACGGAAAAAGTATCGGTGCCATTATGACTACTACTGGGCTTCTGTTTTTGAG GTTGAATATGTAGATCATTCAGGACAAGCAAGGTATGCATCAGCAGAAGCCCCAAAAGAAGCTCTTCCATACAAGTGTAGACCCAATTTTGGTGCTGCCTGGTTGACCAAGGATAAATTTAAG GTAAATGAAACATATGAGTGCTGGTATACTCTGGGTGTTTCTAAGGTTAATATAAACAATGAAGGTTTATTCAATTGCCAAGCTGAGGATCCTGATACTGTCGAGATGCTTAAACGATATTCCATACT GTTTACAAGGTTACTGAAGTCATGGGTTTCCGGTTCGGGATCAATACACCTATGGAGATGGGATCTAATAGCTGGAGCTATTTCCGGCTTTATAATGTCCTTTCTATCCATTACCTTAATTGGAGTTCTCTACCCGTTGCTAGACATCATTCGCCGACGTTTTGCATCCTGGACTTCCACGCCTCACCCAagtactattttattaaagaaagttTGTTTCTTTGCAGTGTATTTTTCCTTTATGAGTTGGGTCACCGTTCAATACGTGCAAAGGCTCGGCCTGTCATAG